A genomic region of Sphingobium sp. HWE2-09 contains the following coding sequences:
- a CDS encoding TorF family putative porin: MFMKYQIACAALALMSSVPAFAQEAPTSPVTVTGSVGLVSDYRFRGVSQSDNGLAVQGGITVTHESGFYVGTWGSNLSGWGTFGGSNMELDLIGGYSMALGEGTTVDVGLTWYMYPNGADETDFAEPYVKLSHQIGPVKGLLGVAYAPKQQALGKVCSDAPTCAVFRPGAKNDNFYVWGDVSGAVPNTPVTLKAHLGWSKGNSGLGPNGTSVAPTGKYLDWLVGADVAIPGTPLTAGIAYVDTDIARVEENYLRPNFQDKDGSSIARGKVVFSLTAAF, encoded by the coding sequence ATGTTCATGAAGTATCAAATCGCCTGTGCCGCCCTCGCGCTCATGTCCAGCGTGCCGGCCTTCGCGCAGGAAGCACCCACCAGCCCCGTCACCGTGACCGGCAGCGTCGGTCTTGTGTCCGATTATCGCTTCCGTGGCGTGTCGCAGTCCGACAACGGCCTCGCGGTTCAGGGCGGCATCACTGTCACGCATGAAAGCGGCTTCTATGTCGGCACCTGGGGTTCCAACCTGTCGGGCTGGGGCACGTTCGGCGGCTCCAACATGGAACTCGATCTGATCGGCGGCTATTCCATGGCGCTGGGCGAAGGCACCACGGTGGACGTCGGCCTGACCTGGTACATGTATCCCAATGGCGCGGACGAAACCGATTTCGCCGAACCCTATGTGAAGCTGTCGCATCAGATCGGTCCGGTAAAGGGTCTGCTCGGCGTCGCCTATGCGCCCAAGCAGCAGGCACTGGGCAAGGTGTGCAGCGACGCGCCGACATGCGCCGTTTTCCGTCCGGGCGCCAAGAACGACAATTTCTACGTCTGGGGTGATGTCAGCGGCGCCGTCCCCAACACGCCCGTGACGCTGAAGGCGCATCTGGGCTGGTCGAAGGGCAATAGCGGGCTTGGTCCCAACGGCACGTCGGTCGCGCCAACCGGCAAATATCTCGACTGGCTCGTGGGTGCGGACGTCGCCATTCCGGGCACGCCGCTGACCGCCGGCATCGCCTATGTCGATACCGACATCGCGCGCGTGGAAGAAAACTATCTCCGTCCCAATTTCCAGGACAAGGACGGTTCTTCGATCGCCCGTGGCAAGGTTGTCTTCTCGCTGACCGCCGCTTTCTAA
- a CDS encoding ATP-binding protein: MKRHFRGSLGLVGRLFAILLLTVMLEFAVGTLIYERTSQMSLQDDEARRLAEHLVIARKLLTEQPPTERPALGLQLTTDRYDVHWSPAAPPPPPLSPELQRMRQQIVAWEPSLERSRLWLRLASPNRHSEINGGLQLSDGSWVYFGMHHSGGKWAFAIGRIGLALIPVLALLLAGWLLIRRTLAPLRDLTHATHKIGLGSAVIVPEAGTSDVRNLISAFNAMQSRLHRLINERTETLAAVGHDLRTPLARLQLRLEEVKDEDIQRAMTSDLEEMGAMLESLLAFLGGEKDPEPAVRTDVAVTIATIVDAFQDHDHDVTYEGPDHLEMAVRALSLRRAVRNLIENALHYGQRARVSLERAGTEILIRVDDDGPGIPRERLEEVLRPFARLDDARQRNTRGLGLGLAIVHKAVEAEGGQLTLANRPAGGLRAEICLHLPR, encoded by the coding sequence TTGAAACGGCATTTCAGGGGATCGCTGGGGCTGGTAGGCCGTCTGTTCGCGATCCTGCTGCTGACCGTCATGCTCGAATTTGCCGTGGGGACGCTCATCTATGAGCGGACCAGCCAGATGTCGTTGCAGGATGACGAAGCGCGGCGCTTGGCCGAACATCTGGTCATCGCCCGCAAGCTGCTGACCGAGCAGCCACCGACCGAACGCCCGGCACTCGGCCTTCAACTCACCACCGACCGCTATGACGTCCACTGGTCGCCCGCCGCGCCGCCGCCGCCGCCACTGTCGCCCGAACTGCAACGGATGCGGCAGCAGATCGTCGCCTGGGAACCCAGCCTGGAACGATCACGCCTCTGGCTGCGCCTCGCCTCGCCCAACCGTCATTCGGAAATCAACGGCGGCCTGCAATTGTCCGACGGCAGCTGGGTCTATTTCGGGATGCATCATAGTGGCGGCAAATGGGCCTTCGCCATCGGCCGGATTGGGCTGGCGCTGATCCCGGTACTGGCGCTGCTGCTGGCAGGCTGGCTGCTGATCCGCCGCACGTTGGCGCCGCTACGCGACCTGACCCACGCAACGCACAAGATTGGCCTCGGATCGGCGGTGATCGTCCCCGAAGCCGGGACCAGCGACGTGCGCAACCTCATCTCCGCCTTCAACGCCATGCAATCGCGCCTCCACCGGCTGATCAACGAACGCACCGAAACGCTGGCGGCGGTCGGGCACGACCTGCGCACGCCGCTCGCCCGGCTGCAATTGCGCCTGGAAGAGGTGAAGGACGAGGATATCCAGCGCGCCATGACCAGCGACCTGGAGGAAATGGGCGCGATGCTGGAATCGCTGCTCGCGTTCCTGGGCGGCGAAAAAGACCCAGAACCGGCGGTCCGCACGGATGTCGCCGTCACCATCGCGACGATCGTCGATGCGTTCCAGGATCATGATCATGATGTCACCTATGAAGGCCCGGACCATCTGGAGATGGCGGTCCGTGCCCTCTCGCTGCGCCGCGCGGTGCGCAACCTCATCGAAAATGCGCTCCATTACGGCCAGCGCGCCCGTGTCTCGCTGGAGCGCGCGGGGACGGAGATATTGATCCGGGTCGATGACGATGGTCCCGGCATCCCGCGCGAACGGCTGGAGGAGGTGCTGCGCCCCTTCGCCCGGCTCGATGACGCGCGTCAGCGCAACACCCGCGGCCTGGGCTTGGGCCTGGCGATCGTCCATAAGGCGGTGGAGGCGGAGGGCGGCCAACTGACCCTCGCCAACCGCCCCGCAGGCGGATTGCGTGCGGAAATCTGCCTGCACCTGCCGCGATAG
- a CDS encoding protein-disulfide reductase DsbD family protein gives MRIFQVIFVTLALLAGLPTAQAQSAFGGGPAHIAAQLAAESAAPKAGDGTPIAFAMVPEKGWHGYWQNPGDAGLGMTVDWTLPKGVTVGALRYPVPETLLISGLMNHVYEGPYAVLADLKVAPGIAPGTRLPVRARAQWLACTDKVCVPESGDLTLDLVVGDGTVAPAARTRFDGWRTHLPRPLGSEATYAMQDGKLRLSVPFPASAQASDVHLFPLAEGLTRYAAPQLVTRQGNQLLIETDVVMGGKGGTVQAVLRTGDHVGFLLTAKPGDVAAAKDGQVGAILAALGGALLGGLLLNIMPCVFPILGLKAMKLAKAGGDERTVRREALAYALGVILTCLALGGLLLTLRAAGGAVGWAFQLQDPRIILALLLLVTGIAFNLAGLFDLRAYGGGEGLVGKGGVAGSFWTGALVAFVATPCTGPFMAAAMGAALLLPLPAALAVFAGLGLGLALPFLLLAYVPALRQRLPKPGNWMSRFQKILALPMFLTALGLAWLLGQQRGVSGMTIGLGAALLLALLLWWLGGRQRAGKSGGVIAAIAAVALFAGASYALPTRAPAAIEKADSTVHFAVSKLADLRAANKPVFLYFTADWCLTCKANEAAAIDRAETRDAFKKGGVTVMVGDWTNADPAITRFLESQGRSGVPLYLWYAPGKEAQTLPQLLTPATLTALVR, from the coding sequence ATGCGGATTTTTCAAGTCATATTCGTGACGCTCGCCCTGTTGGCGGGCTTGCCGACCGCGCAGGCGCAAAGCGCGTTCGGTGGCGGACCGGCGCATATCGCCGCGCAACTCGCGGCCGAAAGCGCCGCGCCCAAGGCAGGCGATGGCACCCCCATTGCCTTCGCTATGGTCCCGGAAAAGGGCTGGCACGGCTATTGGCAAAATCCTGGCGATGCAGGGCTGGGCATGACCGTCGACTGGACCCTGCCCAAGGGCGTGACCGTCGGCGCGCTGCGTTATCCGGTGCCGGAGACATTGCTGATCTCCGGCCTGATGAACCATGTCTATGAAGGCCCCTATGCCGTGCTGGCGGACCTGAAGGTCGCGCCCGGCATTGCGCCCGGCACGCGGTTGCCCGTGCGCGCCAGGGCGCAATGGCTGGCCTGCACCGACAAGGTATGCGTGCCCGAAAGCGGCGACCTGACGCTGGACCTGGTCGTGGGCGACGGCACGGTCGCGCCTGCGGCCCGCACCCGCTTCGATGGGTGGCGCACCCATCTGCCCCGTCCGCTGGGGTCGGAAGCCACCTATGCCATGCAGGACGGCAAGCTGCGCCTGTCCGTGCCCTTTCCGGCCAGCGCGCAGGCAAGCGACGTGCATCTCTTCCCGCTGGCCGAGGGGTTGACCCGCTACGCCGCGCCGCAACTGGTGACGCGGCAGGGCAATCAGTTGCTGATTGAAACTGATGTGGTGATGGGCGGCAAAGGCGGCACCGTTCAGGCGGTGCTGCGGACCGGCGACCATGTCGGCTTCCTGCTGACGGCAAAGCCCGGCGACGTCGCTGCTGCCAAGGACGGTCAAGTCGGCGCGATCCTCGCGGCGCTTGGTGGGGCGCTGCTGGGCGGACTACTGCTCAACATCATGCCCTGCGTCTTCCCGATCCTGGGCCTGAAAGCCATGAAGCTGGCGAAAGCAGGCGGCGACGAACGCACGGTCCGGCGGGAAGCGCTGGCCTATGCATTGGGCGTCATCCTCACCTGTCTGGCGCTGGGCGGTCTGCTATTGACATTGAGGGCAGCAGGCGGCGCGGTCGGCTGGGCCTTCCAGTTGCAGGACCCGCGCATCATCCTGGCGCTGCTGCTGCTGGTGACTGGCATCGCCTTCAATCTTGCGGGCCTGTTCGACCTGCGCGCCTATGGCGGTGGCGAGGGGCTGGTGGGGAAGGGTGGCGTCGCCGGTTCCTTCTGGACCGGCGCGCTGGTCGCCTTCGTCGCGACGCCCTGCACCGGGCCGTTCATGGCCGCAGCGATGGGCGCGGCGCTGCTCCTGCCCTTGCCTGCCGCGCTCGCCGTATTCGCGGGGCTGGGCCTGGGCCTCGCATTGCCTTTCCTGCTGCTCGCCTATGTTCCCGCCCTGCGCCAGCGCCTGCCCAAGCCCGGCAACTGGATGAGCCGCTTCCAGAAGATCCTTGCCCTCCCGATGTTCCTGACGGCGCTTGGTCTCGCCTGGCTGCTGGGGCAGCAACGCGGTGTGTCTGGCATGACGATCGGCCTTGGCGCAGCGCTGCTGTTGGCGCTGTTGCTCTGGTGGCTAGGCGGGCGGCAGCGGGCGGGCAAAAGCGGCGGCGTGATCGCTGCGATTGCCGCCGTCGCGCTGTTCGCGGGCGCCAGCTACGCCCTGCCGACCCGCGCCCCGGCCGCTATCGAAAAAGCCGATTCAACTGTCCATTTCGCTGTCTCAAAACTGGCCGATCTGCGCGCCGCCAACAAGCCGGTTTTCCTCTATTTCACCGCCGACTGGTGCCTGACCTGCAAGGCGAATGAGGCCGCCGCCATCGACCGCGCCGAAACCCGTGACGCGTTCAAAAAGGGTGGCGTCACGGTCATGGTCGGCGACTGGACCAATGCCGATCCCGCCATCACCCGCTTTCTCGAAAGTCAGGGCCGATCGGGCGTGCCGCTCTACCTCTGGTACGCGCCGGGCAAGGAGGCGCAGACGCTGCCGCAATTGCTCACTCCCGCCACGCTGACCGCTTTGGTGCGCTGA
- the epsC gene encoding serine O-acetyltransferase EpsC, translating to MIADGQDDDRIVEGYWDLGQLVTALSAARSRWRQGQKHHAEYGAEGFPSRANLTKIMQSLCGALFPLRLGPSFVRLSNEDAYVAETLQTVLSRLYGQIRLELIYALKGQPSEAVDQEAARIIAAFAQSLPTLRVLLDTDVDAAFLGDPAARSVDEVLICYPSMLAIIHHRLAHCLHELGAPLVARIISEIAHGKTGIDIHPGATIGQSFFIDHGTGVVIGETAIVGNRVRLYQGVTLGARSFPADEKGHLEKAIPRHPIIEDDVVVYAGATILGRIIVGSRSVIGGNVWLTDSVPADSNVRQAKAQYEVTSRVEVSAPHRVHAMVAEATDGVGENI from the coding sequence ATGATTGCAGACGGACAGGATGACGACCGGATCGTCGAGGGCTATTGGGATCTCGGACAACTGGTCACGGCACTCAGCGCGGCGCGCAGTCGCTGGCGGCAGGGGCAGAAACATCATGCCGAATATGGTGCGGAGGGTTTCCCCTCACGCGCCAACCTGACCAAGATCATGCAGTCACTGTGCGGCGCGCTCTTCCCCCTGCGGCTTGGCCCCAGCTTTGTGCGCCTCAGCAATGAAGACGCCTATGTCGCCGAAACGCTGCAAACGGTGCTCAGCCGCCTCTACGGCCAGATCCGGTTGGAACTGATCTACGCGCTCAAGGGCCAGCCGTCCGAAGCGGTCGATCAGGAAGCGGCGCGCATCATCGCCGCCTTCGCCCAAAGCTTGCCCACCTTGCGCGTGCTGCTCGACACCGATGTCGATGCGGCGTTCCTGGGTGATCCCGCCGCGCGCAGCGTGGATGAAGTGCTGATCTGCTACCCGTCGATGCTGGCGATCATCCACCATCGGCTGGCCCACTGCCTGCACGAACTGGGCGCGCCGCTGGTCGCGCGGATCATCTCGGAAATCGCCCATGGCAAGACCGGAATCGACATTCATCCCGGCGCGACCATCGGCCAGTCCTTCTTCATCGACCATGGCACCGGCGTCGTGATCGGCGAAACCGCGATCGTCGGCAACCGGGTGCGCCTCTATCAGGGTGTGACGCTTGGCGCGCGCAGCTTCCCCGCGGACGAGAAGGGCCATCTGGAAAAAGCGATCCCCCGCCACCCGATCATCGAGGATGATGTGGTCGTCTATGCCGGCGCAACGATATTGGGGCGGATCATCGTGGGCAGCCGGTCGGTGATCGGCGGCAATGTCTGGCTTACCGACAGCGTGCCCGCCGACAGCAATGTCCGCCAGGCCAAGGCGCAATATGAAGTCACCAGCCGCGTCGAAGTCTCCGCCCCCCACCGCGTGCACGCCATGGTCGCGGAAGCGACGGATGGCGTGGGAGAGAATATTTAG
- a CDS encoding response regulator: protein MTAPSIILVEDDPPLRTLTARALQEHGYQVRPASSGPEMWVAFDAGPVDLVVLDVMLPGTNGIDLCRQIRRKSDVPIIFISAKGSETDRIVGLELGADDYLPKPFGTRELIARIRAILRRVGVERGPDEHRESEAHFDGWSVNFPRRELRSPTGAIVELTGAEFDLLGSFLSHPQRVIARERLIELSRTRMGDSSDRSIDVLVSRLRRKLSTEDKGAPITTVRGVGYMFNAEVSRA, encoded by the coding sequence ATGACCGCCCCGTCGATCATCCTCGTCGAAGACGATCCGCCGCTGCGCACGTTGACCGCCCGCGCGCTCCAGGAACATGGCTATCAGGTCCGCCCGGCCTCCTCCGGCCCGGAAATGTGGGTGGCCTTCGATGCCGGCCCGGTCGATCTGGTCGTGCTCGACGTCATGCTGCCCGGCACCAACGGCATCGATCTGTGCCGCCAGATCCGGCGCAAGAGCGACGTGCCGATCATCTTCATCAGCGCCAAGGGCAGCGAAACCGACCGTATCGTCGGCCTTGAACTGGGCGCGGACGATTATCTGCCCAAGCCTTTCGGCACCCGCGAACTGATCGCCCGCATCCGCGCCATCCTGCGCCGTGTAGGCGTGGAACGCGGCCCGGACGAGCATCGCGAAAGCGAAGCGCATTTCGATGGCTGGAGCGTCAACTTTCCCCGCCGCGAACTGCGCTCCCCCACCGGCGCGATCGTGGAACTAACCGGCGCCGAGTTCGACCTGCTCGGCTCCTTCCTCAGCCACCCGCAGCGGGTCATCGCGCGCGAACGGCTGATCGAACTGTCGCGCACCCGCATGGGCGACAGTAGCGACCGCAGCATCGACGTGCTGGTCAGCCGCCTGCGCCGCAAATTGTCGACGGAGGACAAGGGCGCGCCGATCACCACCGTGCGCGGCGTGGGCTATATGTTCAACGCGGAAGTCAGCCGCGCTTGA
- a CDS encoding TlyA family RNA methyltransferase, with protein MAKLRADQLLVDNGLAESRARAQALILAGLVYLGEKKVEKAGQQVAADADLDVRGRDHPWVSRGGIKLAHALEEFAIKVTGFVAIDVGSSTGGFTDVLLTNGAAKVYAVDSGTNQLAWKLRADDRVIVHEQTSARILTDAHIPEPVDIIVCDASFISLAKVLEKPLGFARPGAHLVALIKPQFEARREEVGKNGVIRDPAVHDRVCAEVQDWVQAQGWTVAGLTQSPITGPQGNIEFLLYARLGG; from the coding sequence ATGGCAAAGCTGCGCGCCGACCAGTTGCTCGTCGACAACGGCCTCGCCGAAAGCCGCGCCCGCGCGCAGGCGCTCATCCTCGCGGGTCTTGTCTATCTGGGCGAGAAAAAGGTGGAAAAGGCCGGCCAGCAGGTCGCTGCCGACGCCGACCTCGACGTGCGCGGCCGCGACCATCCCTGGGTATCGCGCGGCGGCATCAAGCTGGCCCATGCGCTGGAAGAGTTCGCGATCAAGGTCACCGGCTTCGTCGCCATCGACGTCGGTTCCTCGACCGGCGGCTTTACCGACGTGCTGCTGACCAACGGCGCGGCCAAGGTTTATGCGGTGGACAGCGGCACCAACCAACTCGCCTGGAAATTGCGCGCCGACGACCGCGTCATCGTGCACGAACAGACCAGCGCCCGCATCCTGACCGATGCGCATATCCCCGAACCGGTGGACATCATCGTGTGCGACGCCAGCTTCATTTCGCTCGCCAAGGTGCTGGAAAAGCCGCTGGGCTTCGCCAGGCCCGGCGCGCACTTGGTGGCACTGATCAAGCCGCAGTTCGAAGCCCGGCGCGAGGAAGTGGGCAAGAATGGCGTGATCCGCGACCCCGCCGTCCACGATCGCGTCTGTGCCGAGGTGCAGGACTGGGTGCAGGCGCAGGGCTGGACCGTCGCAGGCCTGACGCAAAGCCCGATTACCGGCCCACAGGGCAATATCGAATTTCTCCTCTACGCCCGTCTTGGTGGATAA
- a CDS encoding efflux RND transporter periplasmic adaptor subunit, which yields MRAIVPVLLFALGLSACGGEKEKKPRAIPLVEVQPVATAAFTDNLEAVGTALANEQVVLSAPVTERIEALNFADGGYVAKGQVIARLAVGQEQAELASAEATALQASQQLQRIQSLKDRGFATGATLEQQVALASAARASAQLARASIGDRVIRAPFGGWVSLRTVSPGAIVTAGTAIATVSDISRIKLDFTIPETRLPMIREGMAIKAISAAWPDRPFNGTIATIDPIIDPATRAVKVRAILPNPGRALKPGMLLTVSVLARQRQSLAAPELAVVGDGDDRFVFVIEDRTAKRIKVSTGIRQGGRVEILDGIKPGQLVVTEGVVKLTDGVTVRLPGDKPKGGAAKDGSGKAAR from the coding sequence ATGCGTGCCATAGTCCCCGTTCTCCTGTTCGCCCTTGGTCTTTCCGCCTGCGGAGGGGAGAAGGAAAAGAAACCCCGCGCCATCCCGTTGGTGGAGGTGCAGCCGGTCGCGACCGCCGCCTTTACCGACAATCTGGAAGCGGTCGGCACCGCGCTCGCCAATGAACAGGTCGTCCTGTCCGCACCGGTGACGGAACGGATCGAAGCGCTCAACTTCGCCGATGGCGGCTATGTCGCCAAGGGGCAGGTAATCGCGCGTCTGGCCGTGGGGCAGGAACAGGCCGAACTCGCCTCCGCCGAAGCGACCGCCTTGCAGGCGAGTCAGCAGCTTCAGCGTATCCAGTCGCTCAAGGACCGGGGTTTCGCGACCGGCGCGACGCTGGAACAGCAGGTGGCGCTCGCCAGCGCCGCGCGCGCCAGTGCGCAACTTGCCCGCGCATCGATCGGCGACCGGGTGATCCGCGCGCCGTTCGGCGGCTGGGTGTCCCTGCGCACCGTGTCGCCCGGCGCGATCGTCACGGCGGGCACCGCCATCGCCACGGTCAGCGACATCAGCCGGATCAAGCTGGACTTCACCATCCCCGAAACCCGCCTGCCGATGATCCGCGAAGGCATGGCGATCAAGGCGATCTCCGCCGCCTGGCCCGATCGCCCGTTCAACGGCACCATCGCCACCATCGATCCGATCATCGATCCCGCCACCCGCGCGGTGAAGGTGCGCGCCATCCTGCCCAATCCCGGCAGGGCACTGAAACCCGGTATGTTGTTGACCGTCAGTGTATTGGCACGCCAGCGCCAGTCGCTCGCCGCGCCGGAACTGGCGGTCGTGGGCGACGGCGACGACCGCTTCGTCTTCGTAATCGAAGATCGCACCGCCAAGCGGATCAAGGTCAGCACCGGCATCCGGCAGGGCGGTCGCGTCGAGATTTTGGACGGCATCAAGCCGGGGCAGTTGGTCGTCACCGAAGGGGTGGTCAAGCTGACTGATGGCGTGACCGTGCGCCTGCCCGGCGACAAGCCCAAGGGCGGCGCGGCCAAGGACGGATCAGGCAAGGCCGCCCGCTGA
- a CDS encoding alkaline phosphatase family protein, with translation MLKKVALALLLATAMPVAAQSPAPASATAPATAMPTTPPKLIVAISVDQFSADLFSEYRQYYTGGLQRLTSQGAVFPRGYQSHAATETCPGHSTILTGSRPSRTGIIANNWFDLSTGRADKTIYCAEDESQPGSSSDTYVASPIHLKVPTLGGRMKAANPATRVVSVSGKDRAAIMMGGGTADQVWWLGGAQGYVSYKGLPTPPLVAKVNAAMAQRLAQANSGFELPAQCVAKDFAVRAGDRTVGMGRFARAAGDYKAFRISPEQDAMTLAFAAAAIETMDLGKQAQTDIISIGLSATDYVGHTYGTEGTESCIQIDRLDHELGAFFDRLDKDGIDYVVVLTADHGGHDLPERHRLNAMPMEQRVDMALTPKALNIAIADKAGLPGKKVIWGDGPAGDLYFDKGLTAGQRARVEAEALKLLRAHPQVETVFTKAQIAATPSPSGPPESWSLIQEARASFYPERSGDLLLLLKPRVMSIPEQAVMGSVATHGSPWDTDRRVPILFWRKGMQHFEQPLGVETVDILPSLAALIGLPVPKGEIDGRCLDLVAGDGDSCAGR, from the coding sequence ATGTTGAAGAAAGTCGCCCTCGCCCTGTTGCTCGCCACCGCCATGCCGGTCGCCGCGCAATCCCCTGCCCCGGCTTCCGCGACGGCCCCGGCGACGGCCATGCCAACGACGCCGCCCAAGCTGATCGTCGCGATCAGCGTGGACCAGTTTTCCGCCGACCTATTCAGCGAATATCGCCAATATTATACCGGTGGCCTCCAGCGGTTGACGAGCCAGGGCGCGGTCTTCCCGCGCGGCTATCAGAGCCATGCCGCGACCGAGACATGCCCCGGCCATTCGACCATATTGACCGGCAGCCGCCCGTCGCGCACCGGCATCATCGCCAATAACTGGTTCGACCTGTCCACCGGCCGCGCCGACAAGACGATCTATTGCGCCGAGGACGAAAGCCAGCCGGGCAGCAGCAGCGACACTTATGTCGCCTCCCCCATCCACCTGAAAGTCCCGACGCTGGGCGGCCGGATGAAGGCCGCCAATCCGGCGACGCGCGTCGTTTCGGTATCCGGCAAGGATCGCGCGGCGATCATGATGGGCGGCGGCACCGCCGATCAGGTCTGGTGGCTGGGCGGCGCGCAGGGCTATGTCAGTTATAAGGGGCTGCCCACCCCGCCGCTGGTAGCCAAAGTCAACGCCGCGATGGCGCAGCGTCTGGCGCAGGCCAATTCCGGGTTCGAACTCCCGGCCCAGTGCGTGGCCAAGGATTTCGCGGTGCGGGCAGGCGATCGAACGGTCGGCATGGGCCGCTTCGCGCGCGCGGCGGGCGATTACAAGGCGTTCCGCATTTCGCCCGAACAGGACGCGATGACCCTGGCCTTCGCCGCCGCAGCGATCGAAACCATGGATCTGGGCAAGCAGGCGCAGACCGACATCATTTCGATCGGCCTGTCGGCGACAGACTATGTCGGCCATACTTACGGCACCGAAGGCACGGAAAGCTGCATCCAGATCGATCGGCTGGATCATGAACTAGGCGCTTTCTTCGACCGGCTGGACAAGGACGGGATCGACTATGTTGTGGTGCTGACCGCCGACCATGGCGGCCATGACCTGCCCGAACGCCATCGCCTGAACGCCATGCCGATGGAACAGCGCGTCGACATGGCGCTGACGCCCAAGGCTTTGAATATCGCGATCGCGGACAAGGCGGGCCTGCCGGGCAAAAAGGTGATCTGGGGCGATGGCCCGGCGGGCGACCTCTATTTCGACAAGGGACTGACTGCGGGCCAGCGCGCCCGCGTCGAGGCCGAGGCGCTGAAACTGCTGCGCGCCCATCCACAGGTGGAAACGGTCTTCACCAAGGCGCAGATCGCCGCCACCCCCTCCCCGTCCGGTCCGCCCGAAAGCTGGAGCCTGATCCAGGAGGCGCGCGCCAGCTTCTATCCCGAGCGGTCGGGCGACCTGCTGCTGCTGTTGAAGCCGCGCGTCATGTCGATCCCCGAACAGGCGGTGATGGGATCGGTCGCGACCCATGGTTCGCCTTGGGACACGGACCGCCGCGTGCCGATCCTGTTCTGGCGCAAGGGGATGCAGCATTTCGAACAGCCGCTGGGCGTCGAGACGGTGGACATCCTGCCATCGCTGGCCGCGCTGATCGGGCTGCCGGTGCCGAAGGGCGAGATTGACGGGCGGTGCCTGGATTTGGTGGCGGGCGATGGGGATAGTTGCGCGGGGCGGTGA